From a single Sparus aurata chromosome 13, fSpaAur1.1, whole genome shotgun sequence genomic region:
- the LOC115593874 gene encoding extensin-like, translating into MSTKLPQQPSQSSISIHPPTHPSTHPSHPSTHHPHPSTHPPSIHPIHHHPSTHHPSSPSTIQPSIIPPASHPPATHQPATQKESTSHPARQPPPPTPASNPATQRSHPAPASQPPATSHHPPATQPPSQPPPPSTTPTHPAPPSHPPSHPPTSHPATHHPPSHPSPTQPASHPPIHHTTSHTTQPPQPSQPATHPSTHPHPNRFRGVQRPDEIHIPSSKFLPLPQVSTQLVMPQNLHREEPRGHPDPMPEQSQPAPFNRKEQQLYCELPLDVRAPRLISKAEPSNQTEKALFNHLNP; encoded by the exons ATGAGCACAAAGCTGCCACAACAACCATCCCAGTCAtccatctccatccatccacccacccacccatccacccacccatccCACCCATCCACCCACCATCcacatccatccacccacccaccatCCATCCACCCCATCCAccaccatccatccacccaccaTCCATCCAGCCCATCCACCATCCAGCCATCCATCATCCCACCAGCCAGCCACCCGCCAGCCACCCACCAGCCAGccacacaaaaagaaagcacCAGCCACCCAGCCAGACAGCCACCACCACCCACCCCAGCCAGCAACCCAGCCACCCAGCGCAGCCACCCAgcaccagccagccagccaccAGCCACCAGCCACCACCCACCAGCCACCCAGCCACCCAGCCAGCCACCCCCACCCAGcaccacccccacccacccagcCCCACCCAGCCATCCACCCAGCCACCCACCCACCAGCCACCCAGCCACCCACCATCCACCCAGCCACCCATCACCCACCCAGCCAGCCAgccatccacccatccaccaCACCACCAGCCACACCACCCAGCCACCCCAACCCAGCCAGCCAGccacccacccatccacccatccacaCCCAAACA GATTCAGAGGTGTTCAAAGGCCTGATGAGATACACATTCCCTCCAGCAAGTTTCTGCCTCTGCCACAGGTCTCCACTCAGTTGGTCATGCCCCAAAACCTCCACAGGGAAGAACCCCGGGGGCATCCTGATCCGATGCCTGAACAATCTCAACCGGCACCTTTCAACaggaaggagcagcagctctactgcGAGCTCCCTCTGGATGTCAGAGCTCCTCGCCTGATCTCGAAGGCTGAGCCCAGCAATCAAACAGAGAAAGCTCTTTTCAACCACTTGAATccatga